In Streptomyces canus, one DNA window encodes the following:
- a CDS encoding uridine kinase family protein — protein sequence MHDLASRLRRLPPSCGPVRLIGVDGHAGSGKSTFAGQLADALGGAPVLRLDDIASHDELFAWTGRLLSEVITPLGHGETAHYAVYDWHARRFGPSRALPPAPVILLEGVGAGRRVLRPHLARLLWMDLPREESWARGRSRDGAELREFWEGWVAAEQRHFAEDPSRPFADLLVRQCQKGYAITSGPAETVGPDRDVTHGDDPSAMC from the coding sequence ATCCACGACCTCGCCTCCCGGCTCCGCCGACTGCCCCCGTCCTGCGGTCCGGTCCGCCTGATCGGCGTCGACGGGCACGCCGGCTCCGGAAAGTCCACGTTCGCCGGACAACTGGCCGACGCCCTCGGCGGCGCGCCGGTGCTGCGCCTCGACGACATCGCCAGTCACGACGAACTGTTCGCCTGGACCGGGCGGCTGCTGAGCGAGGTGATCACCCCGCTCGGCCACGGCGAGACCGCGCACTACGCCGTGTACGACTGGCACGCCCGCCGCTTCGGACCGTCCCGCGCCCTGCCGCCCGCGCCGGTGATCCTTCTGGAAGGGGTCGGCGCGGGCCGCCGCGTACTGCGACCGCATTTGGCGCGGCTGCTGTGGATGGACCTGCCCCGCGAGGAGTCCTGGGCACGTGGCCGCTCCCGGGACGGGGCGGAGCTGCGGGAGTTCTGGGAGGGATGGGTCGCGGCGGAACAGCGGCATTTCGCCGAAGACCCCTCCAGGCCCTTCGCCGATCTCCTGGTACGGCAGTGTCAAAAGGGGTACGCGATCACCAGTGGGCCTGCGGAGACCGTTGGACCGGACCGCGATGTCACACACGGTGACGACCCATCGGCGATGTGTTGA
- a CDS encoding peptidase C39 family protein — translation MSRAEQPSRRTVLAVAVAAAVTGSAGPAAAAGSAADAAPDETAAHLVDNHAWTTYSDWRSGAAKGTRAVAGSRPGVVIGAPAGTTEYTDPHTGTTATWEYATWTSPVHELAVPATEVIASWSARTPAGSWIQIELQGTYSDSAATPWYVMGRWAAGDGDIKRTSVDDQTDDKSTIWTDTFAIDDPSTGLRLSSYRLRLTLYRKPGTKTTPTVWRLGAMGSDVPDRFTVPASAPGLARELIVPRYSQEIHAGQYPEYDNGGEAWCSPTSSQMIIEYWGGRLTEEQLAWVDPSYADPQVCHAARYTYDYQYAGCGNWPFNAAYAATFKDLQGVVTRLGSLTDLETLIAAGIPAITSQSFLKEELTGAGYGTSGHLMTVIGFTAEGDVIANDPASPGDAAVRRVYKRREWENIWLRTKRYNASGKAVSGTGGVCYLYFPARPTARQRKALAAVGVR, via the coding sequence ATGAGCAGAGCCGAACAGCCGTCCCGCAGAACCGTCCTGGCCGTCGCGGTCGCCGCCGCGGTGACCGGCAGCGCGGGCCCCGCGGCCGCCGCCGGCAGTGCGGCCGACGCGGCACCCGACGAGACTGCCGCCCACCTGGTGGACAACCACGCCTGGACCACGTACAGCGACTGGCGCAGTGGCGCCGCGAAGGGCACCCGTGCAGTCGCCGGCAGCCGCCCCGGAGTCGTGATCGGCGCCCCCGCGGGCACCACCGAGTACACCGACCCGCATACCGGGACCACCGCCACCTGGGAGTACGCGACCTGGACCTCCCCGGTCCACGAGCTCGCCGTGCCCGCGACCGAGGTGATCGCCTCCTGGAGCGCCCGCACCCCGGCCGGCAGCTGGATCCAGATCGAGCTCCAGGGGACGTACTCCGACAGCGCGGCCACCCCCTGGTACGTGATGGGGCGCTGGGCGGCCGGCGACGGGGACATCAAGCGCACCTCGGTCGACGACCAGACCGACGACAAGAGCACGATCTGGACGGACACCTTCGCCATCGACGACCCGTCGACCGGGCTGCGCCTGTCGTCGTACCGGCTGCGGCTGACCCTGTACCGCAAGCCCGGCACGAAGACCACACCGACCGTCTGGCGGCTGGGCGCGATGGGCTCGGACGTCCCCGACCGCTTCACCGTCCCGGCCTCCGCACCCGGCCTCGCCCGGGAGCTGATCGTCCCGCGCTACTCGCAGGAGATCCACGCGGGTCAGTACCCGGAGTACGACAACGGCGGCGAGGCCTGGTGCAGCCCCACCTCCTCGCAGATGATCATCGAGTACTGGGGCGGCCGGCTCACCGAGGAGCAACTGGCCTGGGTCGACCCGTCGTACGCGGACCCGCAGGTCTGCCACGCGGCCCGCTACACCTACGACTACCAGTACGCGGGCTGCGGCAACTGGCCGTTCAACGCGGCCTACGCGGCCACCTTCAAGGACCTGCAGGGCGTGGTGACCCGGCTCGGCTCGCTCACCGACCTGGAGACGCTGATCGCGGCCGGTATCCCGGCCATAACGTCCCAGTCGTTCCTCAAGGAGGAGCTCACCGGGGCGGGTTACGGCACCTCCGGCCATCTGATGACCGTCATCGGCTTCACCGCCGAGGGCGATGTGATCGCCAACGACCCGGCCTCGCCCGGCGACGCGGCGGTGCGGCGCGTCTACAAGCGGCGCGAGTGGGAGAACATCTGGCTGCGCACCAAGCGGTACAACGCCAGCGGCAAGGCCGTCTCCGGCACCGGAGGCGTCTGCTATCTGTACTTCCCCGCCCGGCCGACCGCGCGCCAGCGCAAGGCGCTCGCGGCGGTGGGCGTGCGCTGA
- a CDS encoding SCO1431 family membrane protein: MTAHSATAARARTGGPKDDGPKVLEHIAGWTLVAVIAMLVTQLGLL, from the coding sequence ATGACCGCACACTCAGCCACAGCCGCCCGCGCCCGTACCGGCGGCCCCAAGGACGACGGTCCGAAGGTCCTCGAGCATATCGCGGGCTGGACCCTCGTCGCCGTGATCGCGATGCTGGTCACGCAGCTCGGTCTGCTGTGA
- a CDS encoding TetR/AcrR family transcriptional regulator, with translation MNISDQREARPRARGTERSVARRAELIAIGRKLFADTSYDALSMDDIARQAHVAKGLIYYYFQSKRGYYLAIIQDSVADLVTYAASGLEMEQVDRVHRTLDSYLRYAEHNQAAYRTVVSGGVGFDAEVHAIRDGVRDAIVATIADGAYGRTDISPLARMGLLAWVCSVEGATLDWIDGPPQLSRDTMRDLLVKTLGASMRAIEEMDPAHPAPAPARRDG, from the coding sequence TTGAATATCAGTGATCAGCGTGAAGCCCGGCCGCGGGCGCGCGGCACCGAGCGCTCGGTGGCTCGCCGCGCCGAACTCATCGCCATCGGGCGCAAGTTGTTCGCGGACACGTCCTACGACGCGCTCTCCATGGATGACATCGCCCGCCAGGCGCATGTCGCCAAGGGGCTGATCTACTACTACTTCCAGTCCAAGCGGGGCTACTACCTGGCGATCATCCAGGACTCCGTCGCCGACCTGGTCACCTATGCGGCGAGCGGCCTCGAAATGGAGCAGGTGGACCGCGTCCACCGCACTCTGGACAGTTATCTGCGCTACGCCGAGCACAACCAGGCGGCCTACCGCACCGTCGTCAGCGGCGGTGTCGGTTTCGACGCCGAGGTGCACGCCATCCGGGACGGGGTGCGCGACGCGATCGTCGCGACCATCGCCGACGGGGCGTACGGCCGTACCGACATCTCCCCGCTGGCCCGCATGGGCCTGCTCGCCTGGGTGTGCAGCGTCGAGGGCGCCACCCTCGACTGGATCGACGGTCCGCCCCAGCTCTCCCGCGACACCATGCGCGACCTGCTGGTGAAGACGCTCGGCGCCTCGATGCGTGCCATCGAGGAGATGGATCCGGCCCATCCGGCTCCGGCTCCGGCCCGCCGCGACGGCTGA
- a CDS encoding glycoside hydrolase family 18 protein, which translates to MHVPHRARLRALISAACCAVLGAGLLAGASSATAAAPQASPKAAGSKVVGYFTEWGTYDRKYFVKNIETSGSAARLTHINYAFGNVTAGKCAMGDAYAATDRTYTAAESVDGVADTWDQPLRGNFNQLRELKKKHPGLKVLWSFGGWTWSSGFGEAARNPAAFAQSCYDLVENSQWADVFDGIDIDWEYPNACGNTCDTSGREAFKNLMAALRSKFGSGSLVTAAITADATAGGKIDAANYAGAAQYVDWYNPMTYDYFGAWDASGPTAPHSPLNSYSGIPRAGYYTSATIAKLKGLGIPASKLLLGIGFYGRGWTGVTQSAPGGTATGPAAGTYEQGIDDYKVLKSKCPATGTVGGTAYAKCGNDWWSYDTPATIATKMTYKNQQGLGGTFFWELSGDTSGGELIRAIN; encoded by the coding sequence ATGCACGTTCCCCACCGCGCCCGTTTGCGGGCGCTGATCTCCGCCGCGTGTTGCGCGGTCCTCGGCGCGGGCCTGCTGGCCGGCGCGAGCAGCGCCACCGCCGCCGCACCCCAGGCGAGCCCGAAGGCCGCCGGCTCCAAGGTCGTCGGCTACTTCACCGAATGGGGCACCTACGACCGGAAGTACTTCGTCAAGAACATCGAGACCTCCGGCTCGGCGGCGAGGCTGACCCACATCAACTACGCCTTCGGCAACGTCACCGCAGGCAAGTGCGCGATGGGCGACGCCTACGCGGCGACCGACCGGACGTACACCGCGGCCGAGTCCGTGGACGGCGTGGCCGACACCTGGGACCAGCCGCTGCGGGGCAACTTCAACCAGTTGCGCGAGCTGAAGAAGAAGCACCCCGGCCTCAAGGTCCTCTGGTCGTTCGGCGGTTGGACCTGGTCGAGCGGCTTCGGCGAGGCCGCCCGCAACCCGGCCGCGTTCGCGCAGTCCTGCTACGACCTGGTCGAGAACTCCCAGTGGGCCGATGTCTTCGACGGCATCGACATCGACTGGGAGTACCCCAACGCCTGCGGCAACACCTGTGACACCAGCGGCAGGGAGGCGTTCAAGAACCTGATGGCGGCGCTGCGTTCGAAGTTCGGGAGCGGGTCGCTGGTCACCGCCGCGATCACCGCGGACGCCACGGCCGGCGGCAAGATCGACGCGGCGAACTACGCGGGCGCGGCACAGTACGTCGACTGGTACAACCCGATGACGTACGACTACTTCGGTGCCTGGGACGCGTCAGGACCGACGGCCCCGCACTCACCGCTGAACTCCTACTCCGGCATCCCGCGGGCGGGTTACTACACCTCGGCCACCATCGCCAAGCTCAAGGGGCTCGGCATCCCGGCCTCGAAGCTGCTGCTCGGCATCGGCTTCTACGGCCGCGGGTGGACCGGCGTGACCCAGTCGGCGCCGGGCGGCACCGCGACGGGCCCGGCGGCGGGCACCTACGAACAGGGCATCGACGACTACAAGGTGCTGAAGTCCAAGTGCCCGGCGACGGGAACGGTGGGCGGCACGGCGTACGCCAAGTGCGGGAACGACTGGTGGAGTTACGACACCCCCGCGACCATCGCGACGAAGATGACGTACAAGAACCAGCAGGGCCTTGGCGGCACGTTCTTCTGGGAGCTGAGCGGGGACACCTCGGGCGGAGAGCTGATCAGGGCGATCAACTAG
- a CDS encoding acyl-CoA dehydrogenase family protein, protein MPDRAPQPVDRQLPTDEARDLISLVRDIAQHEIAPKAAEEEGAGHFPREVFTLLSRTGLLGLPYASEHGGADQPYEVYLQVLEELAAARLTVGLGVSVHTLSSYALATYGTKEQQVEFLPAMLGGGLLGAYCLSEPSSGSDAASLRTRAVRDDGGPSRVSAVERGGDWVITGTKAWITHGGVADFYTVMARTGEEGPRGITAFLVPADAEGVSAAAPEKKMGMKGSPTAQVHFDGVRVPDGRRIGDEGQGFAIALSALDSGRLGIAACAIGVAQAALDEAVGYATGRQQFGRPIADFQGLRFMLADMATQIEAGRALYLAAARLRDAGRPFAKQAAMAKLHCTDTAMKVTIDAVQVLGGYGYTADFPAERYMREAKVLQIVEGTNQIQRMVIARHLAGPETR, encoded by the coding sequence ATGCCCGACCGCGCCCCGCAGCCGGTGGACCGGCAACTGCCCACGGACGAGGCCCGGGATCTGATCTCGCTCGTCCGCGACATCGCGCAGCATGAGATCGCCCCGAAGGCGGCCGAGGAGGAAGGCGCCGGGCACTTCCCGCGCGAGGTCTTCACCCTGCTCTCCCGGACCGGCCTGCTCGGTCTGCCCTACGCCTCCGAGCACGGCGGCGCCGACCAGCCGTACGAGGTCTATCTCCAGGTCCTCGAAGAACTCGCCGCCGCCCGCCTCACCGTCGGTCTCGGCGTCAGCGTGCACACCCTCTCCTCCTACGCGCTCGCCACCTACGGCACCAAGGAACAGCAGGTCGAGTTCCTGCCCGCGATGCTGGGCGGCGGACTGCTCGGCGCCTACTGCCTCTCCGAGCCCTCGTCCGGTTCGGACGCGGCCTCGCTGCGGACCAGAGCGGTCCGGGACGATGGGGGCCCCTCCCGCGTGAGCGCAGTCGAGCGTGGGGGAGACTGGGTGATCACCGGCACCAAGGCCTGGATCACGCACGGCGGCGTCGCCGACTTCTACACCGTCATGGCGCGCACCGGCGAGGAAGGGCCGCGCGGGATCACCGCCTTCCTGGTGCCCGCCGACGCGGAGGGCGTGAGCGCCGCGGCGCCGGAGAAGAAGATGGGCATGAAGGGCTCGCCCACCGCCCAGGTCCACTTCGACGGTGTGCGGGTCCCGGACGGGCGGCGCATCGGCGACGAGGGGCAGGGTTTCGCGATCGCCCTGTCCGCGCTCGACTCGGGGCGGCTCGGCATCGCGGCCTGCGCGATCGGAGTGGCCCAGGCGGCCCTCGACGAGGCGGTGGGCTATGCCACCGGGCGGCAGCAGTTCGGGCGTCCGATCGCCGACTTCCAGGGCCTGCGCTTCATGCTCGCCGACATGGCGACCCAGATCGAGGCGGGCCGGGCGCTGTACCTCGCGGCGGCGCGGCTGCGCGACGCCGGACGGCCCTTCGCCAAACAGGCGGCCATGGCCAAACTGCACTGCACCGACACCGCGATGAAGGTCACCATCGACGCCGTCCAGGTCCTCGGCGGCTATGGCTACACCGCGGACTTCCCCGCCGAGCGGTACATGCGCGAGGCCAAGGTCCTGCAGATCGTCGAGGGCACCAACCAGATCCAGCGGATGGTCATCGCCCGTCACCTAGCGGGTCCGGAGACCCGCTGA
- a CDS encoding phosphotransferase family protein produces the protein MATAPRPRTTTRDPEELAHRLTAWLGTRLPGAKAVDVTVPASNGLSSETLLFDIEHPEPPLRSCALRLAADPSAYTVFPVYDMVRQYRTMEVVGRSSELPVPKVRWLEENPGPLGAPFFVMERVRGRVPPDVMPYTYEGNWLHAASDTEREHLETATVGLLAHLHDQVPVQEAGFLELPGEGDALRRHVTAQRAYYDWVVDGLARSPLIERAFDRLEQLWPPDPGPPVLNWGDARIGNVIYDGFDPVAVLDWEMAALAPREVDLGWTVYLHRFFQDLTVAFGQRGLPDFLRRDRVEARYARLTGHTPRDMDFFTLYAALRHAIVMLRIAHRQAFFGEVDLPADPDTLILHHGSLRAMVHGSYWD, from the coding sequence GTGGCCACGGCACCCCGCCCCCGCACCACCACCCGCGACCCGGAGGAACTCGCCCACCGCCTCACCGCCTGGCTCGGCACCCGCCTGCCCGGCGCGAAGGCCGTCGACGTGACGGTCCCCGCCTCGAACGGCCTGTCCAGCGAGACCCTGCTCTTCGACATCGAGCACCCCGAACCGCCCCTCCGCTCCTGCGCGTTGCGGCTCGCAGCGGATCCGTCGGCGTACACGGTCTTCCCGGTCTACGACATGGTCCGCCAGTACCGCACGATGGAAGTGGTCGGCCGCTCGTCGGAACTCCCGGTCCCGAAGGTGCGGTGGCTGGAGGAGAACCCGGGCCCGCTCGGGGCACCGTTCTTCGTCATGGAGCGCGTGCGGGGACGCGTACCGCCGGATGTCATGCCCTACACCTACGAGGGCAACTGGCTGCACGCCGCGAGCGACACCGAACGCGAACACCTCGAGACCGCCACGGTCGGGCTGTTGGCGCACCTCCACGACCAAGTCCCCGTGCAGGAAGCGGGGTTCCTGGAGCTGCCCGGCGAGGGCGACGCGCTGCGCCGCCATGTCACCGCCCAACGCGCTTACTACGACTGGGTGGTGGACGGACTCGCCCGCTCACCCCTCATCGAGCGTGCCTTCGACCGGCTGGAGCAGCTCTGGCCGCCCGACCCGGGCCCACCCGTCCTCAACTGGGGCGACGCACGCATCGGGAACGTGATCTACGACGGCTTCGACCCCGTCGCCGTCCTGGACTGGGAGATGGCGGCCCTGGCCCCGCGCGAGGTCGACCTCGGCTGGACCGTCTATCTGCACCGCTTCTTCCAGGACCTGACGGTCGCCTTCGGCCAGCGCGGACTGCCCGACTTCCTGCGCCGCGACCGGGTCGAGGCCCGCTATGCCCGGCTCACCGGCCACACGCCGCGCGACATGGACTTCTTCACGCTGTACGCCGCGCTGCGGCACGCGATCGTCATGCTGCGCATCGCCCACCGCCAGGCGTTCTTCGGCGAGGTGGACCTCCCGGCGGACCCGGACACACTGATCCTGCACCACGGCAGCCTGCGAGCCATGGTGCACGGCAGCTACTGGGACTGA
- a CDS encoding Lrp/AsnC family transcriptional regulator, whose amino-acid sequence MEELDRQIVQLLVKDGRMSYTDLGKATGLSTSAVHQRVRRLEQRGVIRGYAAVVDPEAVGLPMTAFISVKPFDPSAPDDIADRLAGVPEIEACHSVAGDENYILKVRVATPHELEELLARVRSLAGVSTRTTVVLSTPYEARPPRI is encoded by the coding sequence ATGGAGGAGCTGGACCGACAAATCGTGCAGCTGCTCGTCAAGGACGGGCGGATGAGTTACACGGACCTGGGCAAGGCCACGGGCCTGTCCACCTCGGCCGTGCACCAGCGGGTGCGACGGCTGGAGCAGCGTGGTGTCATCCGCGGGTACGCCGCGGTGGTCGACCCCGAGGCGGTGGGCCTGCCCATGACCGCCTTCATCTCGGTGAAACCGTTCGACCCCAGCGCCCCCGACGACATCGCGGACCGCCTGGCCGGCGTCCCCGAGATCGAGGCGTGCCACAGCGTGGCGGGCGACGAGAACTACATCCTGAAGGTTCGCGTGGCGACCCCGCACGAGCTGGAGGAGCTGCTGGCGAGGGTCAGGAGCCTGGCGGGGGTCTCGACGCGTACGACGGTGGTCCTGTCGACCCCGTACGAGGCAAGGCCACCGCGCATCTGA
- a CDS encoding amidohydrolase — translation MSAQHTVLLRRGEVHSPADPFATAMVVERGQVAWVGSEGAADAFADGVDEVVDLDGALVTPAFTDAHVHTTATGLALTGLDLSTAPDLSAVLARVRDFAAARPDDHVLLGHGWDASRWPDSRPPTRAELDAATGGRPLYLSRIDVHSAVATTALLDMASLGAVDGPLTADAHHAVRSKALASVSPAQRAQAQRAALAHAASLGIGTLHECAGPEISSEDDFTGLLRLASQEPGPRVVGYWAERADEGVAKARQLGALGAAGDLFVDGALGSHTACLHEPYTDADHTGIAYLDAAAVADHVTACTEAGLQAGFHAIGDAAVDAVVEGVRAAAEKLGLARVRAARHRVEHVEMLTPEAVAAFAELGLTASVQPAFDALWGGEDGMYARRLGRERASRLNPFAALLRAGVPLAFGSDSPVTPLDPWGTLRAAAFHRTPEHRVSVRAAFTAHTRGGWRAIGRDDAGVLVPGAPADYAVWRTDQLIVQAPDDRVARWSTDPRSGTPGLPDLTPGRDLPVCLRTVVGGRTVFVRPGE, via the coding sequence ATGAGCGCACAGCACACCGTCCTCCTCCGCCGAGGCGAAGTCCACAGCCCCGCCGACCCTTTCGCCACCGCGATGGTCGTCGAGCGCGGACAGGTGGCCTGGGTCGGTTCTGAAGGCGCCGCCGACGCCTTCGCGGACGGCGTCGACGAGGTCGTGGACCTGGACGGCGCTCTGGTCACCCCTGCGTTCACGGACGCACATGTGCACACGACCGCCACGGGTCTTGCCCTCACCGGCCTGGACCTGTCCACCGCACCTGATCTGTCCGCCGTCCTGGCCCGCGTGCGAGACTTCGCCGCCGCCCGCCCCGACGACCACGTCCTCCTCGGCCATGGCTGGGACGCCTCCCGCTGGCCCGACAGCCGCCCTCCCACACGCGCGGAACTCGACGCGGCCACAGGCGGCCGCCCCCTCTATCTGAGCCGCATCGACGTCCACTCGGCGGTGGCGACGACGGCACTGCTCGACATGGCGTCCCTCGGAGCGGTGGACGGTCCCCTGACGGCCGACGCCCACCACGCGGTCCGCTCCAAGGCGCTCGCCTCCGTCTCCCCGGCCCAACGCGCGCAAGCGCAGCGCGCCGCCCTCGCCCACGCCGCCTCCCTCGGTATCGGCACGCTTCACGAATGCGCAGGCCCCGAGATCTCCTCCGAGGACGACTTCACCGGACTGCTGCGGCTCGCGAGCCAGGAGCCGGGCCCGAGGGTGGTCGGCTACTGGGCCGAGCGGGCCGATGAAGGCGTTGCCAAGGCGCGGCAGCTCGGTGCCCTCGGCGCCGCCGGAGACCTCTTCGTCGACGGCGCTCTCGGTTCCCACACGGCGTGCCTGCACGAGCCGTACACCGACGCCGACCACACCGGGATCGCCTACCTGGACGCCGCCGCCGTGGCCGATCATGTGACCGCCTGCACCGAGGCGGGCCTGCAGGCCGGCTTCCACGCGATCGGCGACGCGGCGGTGGACGCCGTGGTCGAGGGCGTCCGCGCCGCCGCGGAGAAGCTGGGCCTCGCCCGCGTCCGTGCCGCCCGGCACCGTGTCGAGCACGTCGAGATGCTCACCCCCGAGGCCGTCGCCGCCTTCGCCGAACTCGGTCTGACCGCCTCCGTCCAGCCCGCCTTCGACGCCCTGTGGGGCGGCGAGGACGGCATGTACGCCCGGCGCCTGGGCCGGGAGCGGGCGAGTCGTCTGAACCCCTTCGCGGCCCTCCTGCGCGCCGGTGTCCCGCTCGCCTTCGGCTCCGACAGCCCCGTCACGCCCCTCGACCCGTGGGGCACCCTGCGTGCGGCCGCCTTCCACCGCACCCCCGAGCACCGGGTCTCGGTGCGCGCCGCCTTCACCGCGCACACCCGCGGCGGCTGGCGGGCGATCGGCCGGGACGACGCGGGAGTCCTGGTGCCCGGCGCCCCCGCGGACTACGCCGTGTGGCGCACCGACCAACTGATCGTGCAGGCCCCCGACGACCGGGTCGCCCGCTGGTCCACCGACCCTCGCTCCGGCACCCCCGGTCTGCCCGACCTGACGCCGGGCCGTGACCTCCCCGTCTGTCTGCGGACCGTGGTCGGCGGACGGACGGTCTTCGTACGGCCGGGCGAGTGA
- a CDS encoding polyprenol monophosphomannose synthase, which yields MNDGDGTLTGQERRFGPLGTALVIIPTFNEAENIKAIVGRVRKAVPEAHVLVADDNSPDGTGKLADELAVEDDQVQVLHRKGKEGLGAAYLAGFHWGLEHGYGVLVEMDADGSHQPEELPRLLTALKNADLVLGSRWVPGGRVVNWPKSREFISRGGSLYSRVALDLPLRDITGGYRAFRRETLEGLGLDDVASQGYCFQVDLARRAVKAGYHVVEVPITFVERELGDSKMSRDILVEALWRVTTWGVGERVGRITARGKRAQP from the coding sequence GTGAACGACGGCGACGGGACCCTCACGGGCCAGGAGAGGCGATTCGGCCCGCTCGGCACGGCGTTGGTGATCATTCCGACCTTCAACGAGGCGGAGAACATCAAGGCCATCGTCGGCCGGGTGCGCAAGGCCGTCCCGGAGGCGCACGTGCTCGTGGCCGACGACAACAGCCCCGATGGCACCGGCAAGCTCGCCGACGAACTGGCCGTCGAGGACGACCAGGTCCAGGTGCTGCACCGCAAGGGCAAGGAGGGCCTCGGCGCGGCCTATCTCGCGGGCTTCCACTGGGGCCTGGAGCACGGCTACGGCGTCCTGGTCGAGATGGATGCCGACGGCTCCCACCAGCCCGAGGAACTGCCCCGCCTGCTGACCGCCCTCAAGAATGCCGACCTGGTCCTCGGCTCCCGCTGGGTGCCCGGCGGCCGGGTCGTGAACTGGCCCAAGTCCCGCGAGTTCATCTCCCGCGGCGGCAGCCTCTACTCACGCGTGGCCCTCGACCTTCCGCTGCGTGACATCACCGGCGGCTACCGTGCCTTCCGCCGCGAGACCCTCGAAGGCCTCGGCCTCGACGACGTCGCCTCCCAGGGCTACTGCTTCCAGGTCGACCTCGCCCGCCGCGCGGTCAAGGCCGGTTACCACGTCGTCGAGGTGCCGATCACCTTCGTGGAGCGCGAACTCGGCGACTCCAAGATGAGTCGCGACATCCTCGTGGAGGCCCTGTGGCGGGTCACCACCTGGGGCGTGGGGGAGCGGGTCGGCAGGATCACCGCGCGGGGAAAGCGCGCACAGCCGTAG
- a CDS encoding RNA polymerase-binding protein RbpA: MSERALRGTRLVVTSYETDRGIDLAPRQAVEYACEKGHRFEMPFSVEAEIPPEWECKVCGAQALLVDGDGPEEKKAKPARTHWDMLMERRTREELEEVLEERLAVLRSGAMNIAVHPRDSRKSA; this comes from the coding sequence ATGAGTGAGCGAGCTCTTCGCGGCACGCGCCTCGTGGTGACCAGCTACGAGACGGACCGCGGCATCGACCTGGCCCCGCGCCAGGCCGTGGAGTACGCATGCGAGAAGGGACATCGCTTTGAGATGCCCTTCTCGGTCGAGGCGGAGATCCCGCCGGAGTGGGAGTGCAAGGTCTGCGGGGCCCAGGCACTCCTCGTGGACGGCGACGGCCCTGAAGAGAAGAAGGCCAAGCCCGCGCGTACGCATTGGGACATGCTGATGGAGCGACGCACCCGAGAGGAACTCGAAGAGGTCCTCGAGGAGCGTCTGGCGGTTCTGCGTTCCGGCGCGATGAACATCGCTGTTCATCCCCGGGACAGCCGCAAGTCGGCCTGA